A single window of Jiangella alkaliphila DNA harbors:
- a CDS encoding ABC transporter ATP-binding protein, whose amino-acid sequence MTTTATRTEFTVAGQPEYDRRGPVRWIVSHQLRNPWHLAGFLFGSVTMVVLNSMIPGLVGDAFDTVLDETADRGAELSTIALILLVVVLARSALDFVARLCTEVLAKRIERDARNELYVSLLGKSQTFHNRQRVGDLMARGANDVRQLGTMFSPGIDLLVDSLTQGIVPIVFIAFLDPRLLVAPLIFAVAFVWSIRRFMRQLAPVSARLREDYGTLNAGLNETIRGIEVVKATGQERQELGKFGRNARRYRDAYVQQGLIQARYLPTLLLSVATAGGLLHGLWLLDAGELSVGGLITYIGLLGLLGFPAFVSIFSFSLVQNGIASANRLLTLMREETELDHNEAGHVAPMRGAIEFQDVTFGYGGQPVLEHLSFRIEPGQTVAVVGETGSGKTTLTKLVNRIYDTGSGRILVDGVDVRDWNLDSLRSQISTIEQDIVLFSRPVHENIAFSLGQQASRDDVVRAAKDAQAHEFVTALDDGYDTVIGERGVTLSGGQRQRLAIARALLTDPAILVLDDSTSAIDSATEDEIQRAIQRVLEGRTTLLITHRLSQIRWADKVLLLQRGRLVDEGSHDELLGRCALYRRIFAHYDEVSG is encoded by the coding sequence ATGACCACCACCGCGACGCGCACCGAGTTCACCGTCGCCGGGCAGCCGGAGTACGACCGGCGCGGCCCGGTGCGCTGGATCGTGTCGCACCAGCTGCGCAACCCGTGGCACCTGGCCGGCTTCCTGTTCGGCTCGGTCACCATGGTGGTGCTCAACTCCATGATCCCGGGGCTGGTCGGCGACGCCTTCGACACGGTCCTCGACGAGACCGCCGACCGCGGCGCCGAGTTGAGCACCATCGCGCTGATCCTGCTGGTCGTCGTCCTCGCCCGGTCGGCGCTCGACTTCGTCGCCCGGCTGTGCACCGAGGTGCTGGCCAAGCGCATCGAACGCGACGCGCGCAACGAGCTGTACGTCAGCCTGCTCGGCAAGAGCCAGACGTTCCACAACCGGCAGCGCGTCGGCGACCTCATGGCCCGCGGCGCCAACGACGTCCGCCAGCTCGGCACCATGTTCAGCCCCGGCATCGACCTGCTGGTCGACTCCCTGACACAGGGCATCGTCCCGATCGTGTTCATCGCGTTCCTCGACCCACGGCTGCTGGTGGCGCCGCTGATCTTCGCGGTCGCGTTCGTGTGGTCGATCCGCCGGTTCATGCGGCAGCTGGCGCCGGTGTCGGCCCGGCTGCGCGAGGACTACGGCACCCTGAACGCCGGGCTGAACGAGACCATCCGCGGCATCGAGGTGGTCAAGGCGACCGGCCAGGAGCGCCAGGAGCTGGGCAAGTTCGGCCGCAACGCCCGCCGCTACCGCGACGCCTACGTCCAGCAGGGCCTCATCCAGGCCCGCTACCTGCCGACGCTGCTGCTGTCCGTCGCGACCGCCGGCGGGTTGCTGCACGGGCTGTGGCTGCTCGACGCCGGCGAGCTGAGCGTCGGCGGGCTGATCACCTACATCGGGCTGCTCGGCCTGCTCGGGTTCCCGGCGTTCGTCTCGATCTTCTCGTTCTCACTGGTGCAGAACGGCATCGCCAGCGCCAACCGGCTGCTCACGCTGATGCGCGAAGAGACCGAGCTCGACCACAACGAGGCCGGCCACGTCGCGCCCATGCGCGGCGCCATCGAGTTCCAGGACGTCACGTTCGGCTACGGCGGCCAGCCGGTGCTCGAGCACCTGTCGTTCCGCATCGAGCCGGGCCAGACGGTCGCCGTCGTCGGCGAGACCGGCTCGGGCAAGACCACGCTGACCAAGCTGGTCAACCGCATCTACGACACCGGGTCCGGGCGCATCCTGGTCGACGGCGTCGACGTGCGCGACTGGAACCTCGACTCCCTGCGCTCGCAGATCTCCACCATCGAGCAGGACATCGTGCTGTTCAGCCGGCCGGTCCACGAGAACATCGCGTTCAGCCTCGGTCAGCAGGCCTCCCGCGACGACGTCGTCCGCGCGGCGAAGGACGCCCAGGCGCACGAGTTCGTCACGGCGCTCGACGACGGCTACGACACCGTCATCGGCGAGCGCGGCGTCACGCTCTCCGGCGGCCAGCGCCAGCGGCTGGCCATCGCCCGGGCGCTGCTCACCGACCCCGCCATCCTGGTGCTCGACGACTCCACAAGCGCCATCGACAGCGCCACCGAGGACGAGATCCAGCGGGCCATCCAGCGCGTCCTCGAGGGCCGCACGACGCTGCTCATCACCCACCGCCTGTCGCAGATCCGGTGGGCCGACAAGGTCCTGCTGCTGCAGCGCGGTCGGCTGGTCGACGAGGGCTCGCACGACGAGCTGCTCGGCCGCTGCGCGCTCTACCGGCGCATCTTCGCCCACTACGACGAGGTGAGCGGCTGA
- a CDS encoding ABC transporter ATP-binding protein — protein MAFIMDGLDAEAYDRTYEDRDLLRRILRYFRSKTRVMGLIAGAIVLQSLMQAAFPILVSEGLDRIVDDRSTGLVVALVSAVLVTGVLGWVFNFVQRWYTATVVGDVVLDLREDAFDAVLDRDMSFYDEHASGKVVSRVTSDTEDFATVVTLTLNLISQVLLVGLVTVLLFTRNVELALLVMAVVPVIVAMALGFRRIARETTRHQQRSLAKVNATLQETMGGISVAKNFRQEQTIYGEFQPINGQNYQVTLKQGFVFGAIFPALFAVAGLATVMLVRVGGGRVIEGDISAGDWYLFLQSVALFWLPLTSIASFWSQFQQGLSASERVFALIDAEPLVVQRDPQPVGRLAGRIELRDVTFGYTPQHTVLHGFDLTIAAGETVALVGHTGAGKSTIGRLLVRFYEFQGGQILVDGTDIRSVELTSYRHQLGVVPQSPFLFSGTVADNIRYPRPDASDDDVRAAAGSVAGGDWLDALPDGLATEVGEHGSALSMGQRQLVALARLLLQDPAIVILDEATASVDPLTEAQISEGLDVALAGRTSIVIAHRLSTIEHADRIIVMRDGGIVEEGTHASLLRAGGAYCDVYNTYFRHQSPDYRPGTGFVGIPAGAGD, from the coding sequence ATGGCCTTCATCATGGACGGCCTCGACGCCGAGGCGTACGACCGCACCTACGAAGACCGCGACCTGCTGCGCCGCATCCTGCGCTACTTCCGGTCCAAGACGCGGGTCATGGGGCTCATCGCGGGCGCCATCGTGTTGCAGTCGCTCATGCAGGCGGCGTTCCCGATCCTGGTCAGCGAAGGCCTCGACCGCATCGTCGACGACCGCAGCACCGGCCTGGTCGTGGCGCTGGTGTCGGCGGTGCTGGTCACCGGCGTGCTCGGCTGGGTGTTCAACTTCGTGCAGCGCTGGTACACCGCGACGGTCGTCGGCGACGTCGTGCTCGACCTGCGCGAGGACGCCTTCGACGCCGTCCTCGACCGCGACATGTCCTTCTACGACGAGCACGCGTCGGGCAAGGTGGTCAGCCGGGTCACGTCCGACACCGAGGACTTCGCCACCGTCGTCACGCTGACGCTGAACCTCATCAGCCAGGTGCTGCTGGTCGGGCTCGTCACCGTGCTGCTGTTCACCCGCAACGTCGAGCTGGCGCTGCTGGTCATGGCGGTCGTGCCGGTCATCGTCGCGATGGCGCTGGGCTTCCGGCGCATCGCCCGCGAGACGACGCGGCACCAGCAACGGTCGCTCGCGAAGGTCAACGCGACGCTGCAAGAGACCATGGGCGGCATCTCCGTGGCGAAGAACTTCCGCCAGGAGCAGACCATCTACGGCGAGTTCCAGCCGATCAACGGGCAGAACTACCAGGTCACGCTCAAGCAGGGTTTCGTGTTCGGCGCGATCTTCCCGGCGCTGTTCGCGGTGGCCGGGCTGGCCACGGTCATGCTGGTGCGGGTCGGCGGCGGACGGGTGATCGAGGGCGACATCTCGGCCGGCGACTGGTACCTCTTCCTGCAGAGCGTCGCGCTGTTCTGGCTGCCGCTGACGTCCATCGCGTCGTTCTGGTCGCAGTTCCAGCAGGGGCTGTCCGCGTCCGAGCGGGTGTTCGCGCTGATCGACGCCGAGCCGCTGGTGGTGCAGCGCGACCCTCAGCCGGTCGGCCGGCTGGCCGGGCGCATCGAGCTGCGCGACGTCACGTTCGGCTACACCCCGCAGCACACGGTCCTGCACGGGTTCGACCTCACCATCGCGGCCGGCGAGACCGTCGCGCTGGTCGGGCACACCGGCGCAGGCAAGTCCACCATCGGCCGGCTGCTGGTGCGCTTCTACGAGTTCCAGGGTGGGCAGATCCTCGTCGACGGCACCGACATCCGCTCCGTCGAGCTGACCAGCTACCGCCACCAGCTCGGCGTCGTGCCGCAGTCGCCGTTCCTGTTCTCCGGCACCGTGGCCGACAACATCCGCTACCCCCGCCCCGACGCCTCCGACGACGACGTGCGCGCGGCCGCCGGGTCGGTGGCCGGCGGCGACTGGCTCGACGCGCTGCCCGACGGCCTCGCCACCGAGGTCGGCGAGCACGGCTCGGCGCTGTCGATGGGCCAGCGCCAGCTGGTCGCGCTGGCCCGGCTGCTGCTGCAGGACCCCGCCATCGTCATCCTCGACGAGGCCACCGCCAGCGTCGACCCGCTCACCGAGGCGCAGATCTCCGAGGGCCTCGACGTCGCGCTGGCCGGCCGCACGTCCATCGTCATCGCGCACCGGCTGTCCACCATCGAGCACGCCGACCGCATCATCGTCATGCGCGACGGCGGCATCGTCGAGGAGGGCACACACGCGTCGCTGCTCCGGGCCGGCGGCGCCTACTGCGACGTCTACAACACCTACTTCCGGCACCAGTCCCCCGACTACCGCCCCGGCACCGGCTTCGTCGGCATCCCGGCCGGCGCCGGCGACTGA
- a CDS encoding IS256 family transposase, which yields MAAVLSDEAIDNLLADAESSGTPVDGVHGLLNRLTSRVLERALETEMTDHLGYEPGDPAGRGSGNSRNGRSAKTVATTAGPVNVTVPRDRNSTFAPQIVPKHSRRVGAIEDIILSLYARGLSTREIEAHLKEIYDINTSPALISKITDVVVDEITLWQNRPVDEVYPIVYVDAIRIRVRDRGSVTLKSAHLVVGVDVDGLKDVLGIWIAAEEGAKFWAHVLTQLRNRGLRDVLILCCDGLTGLPDAARSVFDKVTVQTCVVHVIRNTMRFISYGDRKKVATAMRHIYTAPGVAAAEIALKEFEQNFGQQYPGAIEVWKNAWNEFIPFLDYPAELRRIVYTTNLIESINYQLRKITKTRGHFPDDDAAMKLLFLGIRNISRKRGGASGTGTHGWKKALNFLVVEFPGRLT from the coding sequence TTGGCGGCGGTGTTGTCGGATGAGGCGATTGATAATCTGTTGGCGGATGCCGAGTCGTCCGGGACACCGGTTGATGGTGTTCATGGGTTGTTGAATCGGTTGACGTCGAGAGTTCTGGAGCGGGCGTTGGAGACCGAGATGACCGATCATCTCGGTTATGAGCCCGGTGATCCGGCTGGGCGCGGATCGGGGAACTCCCGGAATGGGCGTTCGGCCAAGACGGTCGCGACGACGGCCGGCCCGGTGAACGTGACCGTGCCACGAGACCGGAATTCGACATTCGCCCCGCAGATCGTGCCGAAACACTCCCGGCGTGTCGGCGCGATCGAGGACATCATTCTGTCGTTGTATGCGCGCGGGCTATCGACCCGGGAGATCGAGGCGCACCTGAAGGAGATCTACGACATCAACACGTCGCCGGCGCTGATCTCCAAGATCACCGACGTGGTCGTGGACGAGATCACACTGTGGCAGAACCGGCCGGTCGACGAGGTCTACCCGATCGTCTACGTCGACGCCATCCGGATCCGGGTCCGCGACCGCGGCTCGGTCACGCTGAAGTCCGCACACCTGGTCGTGGGCGTCGACGTCGACGGGTTGAAGGACGTGCTGGGGATCTGGATCGCCGCGGAGGAGGGCGCGAAGTTCTGGGCGCACGTGCTCACGCAGCTGCGCAACCGGGGCCTGCGCGACGTCCTCATCCTGTGCTGCGACGGGCTGACCGGGCTGCCTGACGCCGCGCGCAGCGTGTTCGACAAGGTCACCGTGCAAACCTGTGTGGTGCACGTGATCCGCAATACGATGCGGTTCATCTCCTACGGCGACCGGAAAAAGGTCGCCACGGCGATGCGTCACATCTACACCGCTCCCGGCGTCGCGGCGGCCGAGATCGCGTTGAAAGAATTCGAGCAGAATTTCGGGCAGCAGTATCCCGGCGCGATCGAGGTGTGGAAGAATGCGTGGAACGAGTTCATCCCGTTCCTGGATTACCCGGCCGAGCTACGCCGAATCGTCTACACGACGAACCTGATCGAATCAATCAACTACCAGCTACGGAAGATCACCAAGACCCGCGGCCACTTCCCCGACGATGACGCCGCCATGAAGCTGCTCTTTCTCGGGATCCGTAACATCAGCCGGAAACGAGGAGGAGCATCAGGCACCGGAACCCACGGATGGAAGAAAGCACTCAACTTCCTGGTCGTGGAATTCCCAGGACGACTCACCTAG
- a CDS encoding IS5 family transposase: protein MTGPPHDFPPFKTVYDYYAKWEKDGTTEKIHDLLRGTARAAAGRASEPSAAILDAQSVKTSSNVAESDQGIDAGKKIKGRKRHIATDTLGLLLVVLITAASVHDTAGGRDLVDRLADRHAGVSKAWVDRGYRASVAQRGVDRGIDVQVVQKDPGLKGFHPTLRWPVERTFGWLMLHRRLVRDYETLPERSRTMIHWAMIDNMSRRITGETTQTWHDEPANSGAPPQI from the coding sequence TTGACAGGCCCGCCGCACGACTTCCCGCCGTTCAAGACCGTCTATGACTACTACGCCAAGTGGGAGAAGGACGGGACGACGGAGAAGATCCATGACCTGCTGCGCGGCACGGCGCGCGCAGCGGCCGGGCGGGCCAGTGAGCCCAGCGCGGCGATCCTGGACGCGCAGTCGGTGAAGACGTCGTCGAATGTGGCCGAGTCCGATCAGGGCATCGATGCGGGCAAGAAGATCAAGGGACGCAAGCGGCATATCGCCACCGACACGCTGGGGCTGCTGCTGGTGGTGTTGATCACCGCGGCCAGCGTGCACGACACCGCAGGTGGGCGTGACCTGGTTGATCGCCTCGCCGATCGCCACGCGGGCGTGTCCAAGGCTTGGGTGGACCGCGGCTACCGCGCCAGCGTCGCCCAGCGTGGTGTCGATCGCGGTATCGACGTTCAGGTCGTCCAGAAAGACCCCGGGCTGAAGGGCTTCCACCCGACTCTGCGCTGGCCCGTGGAGCGCACCTTCGGCTGGCTGATGCTGCATCGTCGATTAGTCCGAGATTACGAGACGCTCCCAGAACGTTCCCGCACCATGATCCACTGGGCGATGATCGACAACATGAGCCGCCGGATCACCGGCGAAACCACCCAAACCTGGCACGACGAACCAGCCAACTCAGGCGCACCCCCACAGATCTAG
- a CDS encoding nucleoside/nucleotide kinase family protein, producing the protein MRVQPVTEDVLVDRIVGLVLAASVAVAAGAVRLVVDGHPAAHPERLADALVEPLRSAGRPVARIRVRDFLRPRSLRLEQGAHDPDALLDDWIDAAALNREVLEPVGPGGSGRYLPSLRDPDTDRPTRAAYVDAPPGLVLVLDGALTLGRWLDLDLAVHLALRPATLRRLTPPEDSWTLPAYERYAAETVPETLADLVVRADDPRHPALVVG; encoded by the coding sequence GTGCGGGTGCAGCCGGTGACCGAGGACGTGCTGGTGGACCGCATCGTCGGGCTCGTCCTGGCGGCTTCGGTCGCGGTGGCGGCCGGCGCCGTCCGGCTGGTGGTCGACGGTCACCCGGCGGCGCATCCGGAGCGGCTGGCCGACGCGCTGGTGGAACCGCTGCGGTCGGCGGGCCGGCCGGTCGCGCGGATCCGCGTCCGCGACTTCCTGCGGCCGCGGTCGCTGCGGCTGGAGCAGGGCGCGCACGACCCGGACGCGCTGCTGGACGACTGGATCGACGCCGCCGCGCTGAACCGTGAGGTGCTGGAGCCGGTCGGGCCCGGCGGCTCCGGCCGCTACCTGCCGAGCCTGCGCGACCCCGACACCGACCGCCCTACCCGCGCCGCCTACGTCGACGCGCCGCCCGGGCTGGTCCTGGTCCTGGACGGCGCCCTGACGCTGGGCCGCTGGCTGGACCTCGATCTCGCTGTTCACTTGGCGCTGCGGCCGGCCACACTGCGCCGGCTCACCCCGCCGGAGGATTCGTGGACGCTGCCGGCGTACGAGCGCTACGCCGCCGAGACCGTCCCGGAGACCCTCGCCGACCTCGTCGTCCGCGCCGACGACCCGCGGCACCCGGCCCTGGTGGTCGGCTGA
- a CDS encoding SDR family NAD(P)-dependent oxidoreductase: MRLAGSTIVLTGATSGIGRATALELAAARPRRLVVHGPQPAAETAGLVEELDAALGSTGEVVYLSADYGVLDEVAELAAGVRAACPDGVDLLINNAARPGPRTRTLTADGHEATLQTNYFAPVALTTLLFDVIGAGRAGRIVNVASATHFSAELGLDDLELARSGYSPASAYARSKLALVTWTCRLAGRRPRPTIEFVSVHPGVIATELLHAMFSIGGDTPEHAAANLLAVAQRDDDNGTYYDERRPATPNPIALDPVAQELLDGITLRVLAPVLPAASA; this comes from the coding sequence ATGCGGCTGGCGGGATCGACCATCGTGCTCACCGGCGCGACGTCGGGCATCGGGCGGGCGACGGCGCTGGAGCTGGCGGCCGCACGGCCCCGGCGGCTGGTGGTGCACGGCCCGCAGCCGGCCGCCGAGACGGCCGGCCTGGTCGAAGAGCTGGACGCCGCGCTCGGCTCGACCGGCGAGGTCGTCTACCTGTCCGCCGACTACGGCGTGCTGGACGAGGTCGCCGAGCTGGCGGCGGGCGTGCGGGCGGCCTGCCCCGACGGCGTCGACCTGCTGATCAACAACGCCGCCCGGCCCGGGCCGCGGACGCGCACGCTGACCGCCGACGGCCACGAGGCGACGCTGCAGACGAACTACTTCGCGCCGGTCGCGCTGACCACGCTGCTGTTCGACGTCATCGGCGCCGGCCGCGCCGGGCGCATCGTCAACGTCGCGTCGGCCACCCACTTCTCGGCCGAGCTGGGGCTGGACGATCTCGAGCTGGCCAGGTCGGGCTACTCCCCCGCGTCGGCGTACGCGCGGTCGAAGCTGGCGCTGGTGACGTGGACCTGCCGGCTCGCCGGGCGCCGGCCGCGGCCCACCATCGAGTTCGTCAGCGTGCACCCGGGCGTCATCGCCACCGAGCTGCTGCACGCGATGTTCTCCATCGGCGGCGACACCCCGGAGCACGCGGCCGCCAACCTGCTCGCCGTCGCCCAGCGCGACGACGACAACGGCACGTACTACGACGAGCGGCGCCCGGCCACGCCGAACCCGATCGCGCTGGACCCGGTCGCCCAGGAGCTGCTCGACGGCATCACGCTGCGGGTGCTGGCGCCCGTTCTGCCCGCCGCGAGCGCGTGA
- a CDS encoding glycosyltransferase family 2 protein, with protein sequence MPAGPLPGTPTLAPGAATAPPPPPLPAPRHQHEPRRVRQAGFPWWLPNVGVAAAAATLFAVVVGTGVQGPSAGTTAWWLLTASMHLPVLLIAAFLAGGVIERLGYFWRGRAPERPGRLPYRYPSVCVQLPMFNEHAVARRAIEAACALRWPSDRLTVQVLDDSTDGDTRALVDAVCARLRWETGVDVRVLRRPHRHGYKAGALEAGRRLTDAEFIAIFDADFLPPRDYLLRAIPHFFRPDGVPDHGLALVQAQWGHLNHDESALTRAQSLWVDDHHTLQMSWRSAMWRFVNFTGTAGVWRAASVEAAGGWRAASLVEDCELSFRHLFAGYRTKFVKEIVAPAELPATYTAYKAQQKRWTQGWVQVQRLHLGTLLFRHRASLARRAHLVYHMCTTWQWPLWAVWITVLPALIHSGLWFGALGAGAGLALYVLPSLLWLTLVTSLASAETRHTYPERTTPSVFRRRFTRIVPYLVVNTGMLPHQFSAFTEGLFGPLHSEFERTPKAGEAGRAATERRRDRVKVHWPYVAAELFCVAYQLAWAGVFLAEGLWWCALGAGYVAVCVASLLVRYGDHAGKVLFVLDAPRRLTRSRRAERAPAPAA encoded by the coding sequence ATGCCTGCCGGACCGCTGCCCGGAACGCCGACCCTTGCCCCCGGAGCCGCGACTGCGCCGCCTCCACCACCGCTGCCCGCGCCACGGCACCAGCACGAGCCGCGGCGGGTCCGGCAGGCCGGGTTCCCATGGTGGCTGCCGAACGTCGGGGTCGCGGCCGCGGCCGCGACGCTGTTCGCCGTCGTCGTCGGCACCGGGGTGCAGGGTCCGTCCGCCGGCACCACCGCCTGGTGGCTGCTGACCGCATCGATGCATCTGCCGGTGCTGCTCATCGCCGCGTTCCTGGCCGGTGGTGTGATCGAGCGGCTGGGCTACTTCTGGCGCGGCCGGGCGCCGGAGCGGCCCGGCCGGCTGCCGTACCGCTACCCGTCGGTGTGCGTGCAGCTGCCGATGTTCAACGAGCACGCCGTCGCCCGCCGGGCCATCGAGGCGGCCTGTGCACTGCGCTGGCCGAGCGACCGGCTCACCGTCCAGGTGCTCGACGACTCCACCGACGGCGACACGCGGGCGCTGGTCGACGCCGTCTGCGCGCGGCTGCGGTGGGAGACCGGCGTGGACGTTCGCGTGCTGCGGCGCCCGCACCGGCACGGCTACAAGGCCGGCGCGCTGGAGGCCGGGCGCCGGCTGACCGACGCCGAGTTCATCGCGATCTTCGACGCCGACTTCCTGCCGCCGCGCGACTACCTGCTCCGCGCGATCCCGCACTTCTTCCGTCCCGACGGCGTCCCGGACCACGGGCTCGCGCTGGTGCAGGCGCAGTGGGGACACCTCAATCACGACGAGTCGGCGCTGACGAGGGCGCAGTCACTGTGGGTCGACGACCACCACACGCTGCAGATGTCGTGGCGCTCGGCGATGTGGCGGTTCGTCAACTTCACCGGCACCGCCGGCGTGTGGCGGGCCGCGTCCGTCGAGGCAGCCGGCGGGTGGCGCGCGGCCAGCCTGGTCGAGGACTGCGAGCTCAGCTTCCGGCACCTGTTCGCCGGCTACCGCACCAAGTTCGTCAAGGAGATCGTCGCGCCGGCCGAGCTGCCCGCCACCTACACCGCGTACAAGGCGCAGCAGAAGCGGTGGACCCAGGGCTGGGTGCAGGTGCAGCGGCTGCACCTGGGGACGCTGCTGTTCCGGCACCGCGCGTCGCTCGCCCGCCGGGCGCATCTCGTCTACCACATGTGCACGACCTGGCAGTGGCCGCTGTGGGCGGTGTGGATCACGGTGCTGCCGGCGCTGATCCACTCCGGGCTGTGGTTCGGCGCGCTCGGCGCCGGCGCGGGCCTCGCGCTCTACGTGCTGCCGAGCCTGCTGTGGCTGACGCTGGTGACGAGCCTGGCGTCGGCCGAGACCCGGCACACCTACCCGGAGCGGACCACGCCGTCGGTGTTCCGGCGCCGGTTCACGCGGATCGTGCCGTACCTCGTCGTCAACACCGGCATGCTTCCGCACCAGTTCAGCGCGTTCACCGAGGGCCTGTTCGGGCCGCTGCACAGCGAGTTCGAGCGGACGCCGAAGGCCGGCGAGGCGGGCCGCGCGGCCACCGAGCGGCGGCGGGACCGCGTCAAGGTGCATTGGCCGTACGTGGCGGCCGAGCTGTTCTGCGTCGCCTACCAGCTGGCCTGGGCCGGGGTGTTCCTGGCCGAAGGGCTGTGGTGGTGCGCGCTGGGCGCCGGTTACGTGGCGGTGTGCGTGGCGTCGCTGCTGGTCAGGTACGGCGACCACGCCGGGAAGGTGCTGTTCGTGCTGGACGCGCCGCGGCGGCTCACGCGCTCGCGGCGGGCAGAACGGGCGCCAGCACCCGCAGCGTGA
- a CDS encoding glycosyltransferase, whose product MATFLIASIAVEAHTTNPLPIAARLIERGHTVLWYAGRAFHERIARTGATPLPYVDAPDFSGQDIDEFFPQFRGKSGPKMIGEAFDQIFVGHAPQRVADLRRIVAAHPVDAMLTEGLSYGVGMVSELEDIPWATFADGPLPYEDADTPPFGPGLLPMRGPAGRLRNRLVAAAADRLIFRAAERRYESIRAGLGLPRDPGSARLAGASSLLHLQACTPSFEYPRRDLPPQIHWIGALRPDPRPWQPPVWWDDLGADGRPVVHVTQGSLRPDLTELVLPAVRGLADEPVQVVVTTGGASRADLEQAAGAALPANCLVVPWIPYDELLARADVFVTNGGYTGVTLALAHGVPIVQAGTTEEKAENAARIQWSGVGLRLGKTHPAPAKVRAAVRRVLDEPSFRTAARRIQAEMAEHDAANEAAGLLERLARTRRPVHRADAAAGGDLPVTV is encoded by the coding sequence ATGGCCACCTTCCTGATCGCGTCGATCGCGGTCGAGGCACACACCACCAACCCGCTGCCCATCGCGGCGCGGCTGATCGAGCGCGGGCACACCGTGCTCTGGTACGCCGGGCGGGCGTTCCACGAACGCATCGCCCGCACCGGCGCCACGCCGCTGCCGTACGTCGACGCGCCCGACTTCAGCGGGCAGGACATCGACGAGTTCTTCCCGCAGTTCCGCGGCAAGTCGGGACCGAAGATGATCGGCGAGGCATTCGACCAGATCTTCGTCGGCCACGCGCCGCAGCGGGTCGCCGACCTGCGCCGCATCGTCGCCGCGCACCCCGTCGACGCCATGCTCACCGAAGGGCTGAGCTACGGCGTCGGCATGGTGTCCGAGCTCGAGGACATCCCGTGGGCGACGTTCGCCGACGGACCGCTGCCGTACGAGGACGCCGACACGCCGCCGTTCGGCCCCGGCCTGCTGCCGATGCGCGGTCCGGCCGGCCGGCTGCGCAACCGGCTGGTCGCCGCCGCCGCCGACCGCCTGATCTTCCGCGCCGCCGAGCGGAGGTACGAGAGCATCCGCGCCGGCCTGGGGCTGCCGCGCGATCCGGGGTCGGCCCGGCTGGCCGGCGCCTCGTCGCTGCTGCACCTGCAGGCGTGCACGCCGTCGTTCGAGTACCCGCGCCGCGACCTGCCGCCGCAGATCCACTGGATCGGCGCGCTGCGGCCGGACCCGCGGCCGTGGCAGCCGCCGGTCTGGTGGGACGACCTCGGCGCCGACGGCCGGCCCGTCGTGCACGTGACGCAGGGCAGCCTGCGCCCCGACCTGACCGAACTGGTGCTGCCGGCGGTCCGTGGCCTGGCCGACGAGCCGGTGCAGGTGGTCGTGACGACGGGCGGCGCGTCGCGGGCCGACCTCGAGCAGGCGGCCGGAGCGGCGCTGCCGGCGAACTGCCTGGTCGTGCCGTGGATCCCGTACGACGAGCTGCTGGCCCGCGCCGACGTGTTCGTCACCAACGGCGGCTACACGGGCGTGACGCTGGCGCTCGCGCACGGCGTGCCGATCGTGCAGGCCGGCACCACGGAGGAGAAGGCCGAGAACGCCGCGCGCATCCAGTGGTCCGGCGTCGGGCTGCGGCTCGGCAAGACGCACCCGGCGCCCGCGAAGGTGCGTGCCGCCGTTCGCCGGGTGCTGGACGAGCCGTCGTTCCGGACGGCGGCGCGGCGGATCCAGGCCGAGATGGCCGAGCACGACGCCGCCAACGAGGCGGCCGGCCTGCTGGAGCGGCTGGCCCGCACCCGCCGCCCGGTGCACCGCGCCGACGCGGCCGCGGGCGGTGACCTCCCGGTCACGGTCTGA
- a CDS encoding TetR/AcrR family transcriptional regulator, translated as MNNERRTYTSTLRAEQARLTQRRIVDAAHRLFVEQGYGPTTMAAVAAAAGVSAQTVYNAFGSKAALLKRTHDVVLGGDDEDIPLARRPEVIAMYADPDPERFLRAYAALGRQLNERLGPLVLVALAGAAAGDPDLTAHVRTINGERLIGTGMVARRVDELGALRPDLTVDAARDRVWTLNSIEVWDLLTGVRGWSGDDYEQWIGEAMCAAVLPRA; from the coding sequence ATGAATAATGAGAGGCGGACGTACACCAGCACGCTCCGCGCCGAGCAGGCCCGGCTGACGCAGCGGCGCATCGTCGACGCCGCGCACCGGCTGTTCGTCGAGCAGGGCTACGGCCCGACGACCATGGCGGCGGTCGCGGCGGCCGCCGGCGTGTCGGCGCAGACCGTGTACAACGCGTTCGGCAGCAAGGCTGCGCTGCTCAAGCGCACCCACGACGTTGTCCTGGGCGGCGACGACGAGGACATCCCGCTGGCCCGGCGCCCCGAGGTCATCGCGATGTACGCCGACCCCGACCCGGAGCGGTTCCTGCGCGCCTACGCCGCGCTCGGGCGGCAGCTGAACGAACGGCTCGGGCCGCTGGTCCTCGTCGCGCTCGCCGGCGCCGCCGCCGGCGACCCGGACCTGACGGCGCACGTCCGGACCATCAACGGCGAGCGGCTGATCGGCACCGGCATGGTCGCCCGCCGGGTCGACGAGCTCGGCGCGTTGCGGCCGGACCTCACGGTCGACGCCGCGCGCGACCGCGTCTGGACCCTCAACAGCATCGAGGTGTGGGACCTGCTCACCGGCGTGCGCGGCTGGTCCGGCGACGACTACGAGCAGTGGATCGGCGAGGCCATGTGCGCCGCCGTCCTCCCCCGCGCGTAG